A genomic window from Peromyscus maniculatus bairdii isolate BWxNUB_F1_BW_parent chromosome 1, HU_Pman_BW_mat_3.1, whole genome shotgun sequence includes:
- the Nlrp14 gene encoding NACHT, LRR and PYD domains-containing protein 14 — translation MWPVSEDGEKGLPGPLECLTPTALVRVTILQEYAAAAGGSAGNWGQVGQEARTGVRTYVVALTLRLSGTKRTMESEDVEMIEDHVSEEEILSGDKDFDDRRDYRTIIKEKFYIIWDKSSLLGESATLNHVITEKDQKLLDRIFEVDIKTYKIPQTVILQGAAGIGKTMLLRKAMLEWANGNLYQQFTYAFYLSGREISQVKEKSFAQLISKNWPRSEGPIERILSKPSNLLFIIDSFDELDFSFEEPEFALCNDWTQKQPVSFLISSLLRKVMLPESFLLVTARPTAWKRLKPLLHKPHCVKLPGLSKNARMDYIHHLLKDKTWAMDGICSIRKNERLFNMCHVSHVCKVICTCLKEQVKNGGNIAVICQTTTALFTCYICSLFSQIDWSVTTLPNETLVRSLCQAAAEGIWTMNHILYKKNLRKHELTRDDISVFLHVKVLQKDTEYGNCFAFTHLHIQEFFAALFYFLRENPEEKDYPIKRFENLHLLLESNCFHDPHLEQMKCFLFGLLNKERVRQLEETFKFTISMDIKRELLMCLEALEKGDSYLSQLRFMDLLHCLYETQDKEFITQALSYFPKIVVKVDEEAQLRIYSFCLKHCYSLQAIKLTAMAELKTMLDLKPIAKTCFDDAIAGIIHCWKDLFSVLHKNESLKEMDMYESRLNKSLMNILSEELSHPRCKLQKLLFGSVCFLNNCQDFSFLTTCHTLTHLDLKNVDLEDNGLESLCQNLISQRCKLRVLRLESCDLNVYRCLKLAEALKSNKSLVFLNLSTNNLSNDGVKSLCQTLENPNCHLERLSLASCGITKAVCEALSLAITKSKRLTHLCLADNILEDEGIELLSDALRYPQCTLQSLVLRCCCVTSVGSKFLSDALLNNRSLIHLDLGSNKLQDSGIKLLCHILQQPTCTIQELELMGCILTSDGCLDLAPVIVNNPNLWSLDLGNNNLEDAGLHILCEALKDPNCHIQRLGLENCGLTPVCCQDLLSLFSGNQSLIQMNLMKNALNYDTIKNLCTVLRSPTCKIKFLALDNKEILGEKIKKFVNDVRTNNPQLVIKPHYYNTESERWWKYF, via the exons ctttcag GGACAAAAAGGACCATGGAATCAGAGGATGTTGAGATGATCGAAGACCatgtttctgaagaggaaattCTCTCTGGTGACAAAGACTTTG ATGATAGAAGGGACTACAGAActataataaaggaaaaattttatattatatgggATAAGAGCTCTTTGCTTGGAGAATCGGCAACTTTGAATCATGTAATCACTGAGAAAGACCAAAAGCTGTTGGACCGTATCTTTGAAGTGGATATTAAAACCTACAAGATACCACAAACCGTAATCCTTCAGGGAGCTGCTGGAATTGGGAAGACAATGTTGTTGAGAAAGGCAATGTTAGAATGGGCAAATGGCAATCTCTACCAGCAATTTACCTATGCTTTTTATCTCAGTGGGAGAGAAATTAGCCAAGTGAAAGAGAAAAGCTTTGCTCAGTTAATATCCAAGAATTGGCCTCGCTCTGAAGGCCCCATTGAACGGATCCTGTCCAAGCCCAGCAATCTCCTTTTTATAATCGATAGTTTTGATGAGCTGGACTTCTCCTTTGAAGAGCCAGAGTTTGCACTATGTAATGATTGGACCCAGAAGCAGCCAGTGTCCTTTCTTATTAGCAGTTTGCTGAGGAAAGTGATGCTTCCTGAGTCATTCTTATTGGTAACAGCAAGACCCACAGCTTGGAAGAGACTGAAGCCCTTGTTACATAAACCTCATTGTGTAAAGCTGCCAGGACTGTCTAAGAATGCAAGGATGGACTACATtcaccatttgttgaaagatAAGACATGGGCTATGGATGGGATCTGTTCAATTAGAAAGAATGAGAGGCTTTTCAACATGTGCCATGTCAGCCATGTGTGCAAGGTGATTTGTACTTGTCTGAAGGAGCAAGTGAAGAATGGTGGCAATATTGCTGTGATCTGCCAAACCACAACAGCTCTGTTCACATGCTATATCTGCAGCTTATTTTCACAGATAGATTGGAGTGTTACTACTCTGCCCAATGAAACACTAGTGAGGAGCCTGTGCCAGGCAGCTGCTGAAGGCATTTGGACTATGAATCATATACTCTACAAGAAAAATCTCAGAAAGCATGAGTTAACTAGAGATGACATCTCAGTTTTCCTGCATGTGAAGGTTCTTCAGAAGGACACGGAGTATGGAAACTGCTTTGCATTTACTCACCTCCATATCCAGGAGTTTTTTGCAGCTTTGTTCTACTTCTTAAGAGAGAATCCAGAAGAAAAAGACTATCCCATCAAACGGTTTGAAAACTTGCATCTGTTACTTGAAAGCAACTGTTTTCATGACCCTCATTTGGAACAGATGAAATGCTTTTTGTTCGGTCTACTGAATAAAGAACGAGTACGACAACTGGAGGAAACCTTCAAATTTACAATATCCATGGACATAAAAAGGGAGTTACTTATGTGTTTGGAAGCATTAGAAAAGGGTGATTCTTATCTATCACAGCTGAGATTTATGGACTTGCTTCACTGTCTGTATGAGACTCAAGATAAAGAATTTATAACTCAGGCACTGAGCTATTTCCCAAAGATTGTTGTGAAGGTTGATGAAGAAGCGCAGTTGCGTATATATTCATTCTGCCTTAAGCACTGCTACTCTCTACAAGCTATTAAACTGACTGCAATGGCAGAGTTAAAGACTATGTTGGACTTAAAACCCATAGCTAAAACTTG CTTCGACGATGCTATTGCTGGAATCATTCACTGCTGGAAAGATCTGTTTTCTGTGCTTCATAAAAATGAAtctctgaaagaaatggatatgtATGAAAGCAGACTTAATAAATCATTGATGAATATTTTAAGTGAAGAATTAAGTCATCCAAGGTGTAAACTACAAAAACTACT GTTTggatctgtctgcttcctgaataACTGTCAGGATTTTAGTTTTTTGACTACCTGCCATACCCTGACACATCTTGACCTGAAAAATGTTGACTTAGAAGACAATGGGTTAGAGAGCTTATGCCAAAACTTGATATCCCAACGATGTAAATTACGGGTGCTGAG GCTGGAATCCTGTGACCTGAATGTATACCGTTGTCTAAAACTAGCAGAGGCTCTCAAGAGCAACAAGAGCCTGGTATTTCTGAATCTGTCCACCAACAATCTGTCAAACGACGGAGTGAAGTCATTGTGTCAGACTTTAGAAAACCCCAACTGTCACCTAGAGAGACTGTC CTTAGCAAGCTGTGGCATCACAAAAGCTGTGTGTGAGGCTCTTTCCTTGGCTATCACCAAAAGCAAGAGACTGACACACTTATGTTTGGCAGACAACATCTTGGAAGATGAAGGGATAGAGCTTCTCAGTGATGCCTTGAGATATCCACAGTGTACTCTCCAGAGCCTTGT GTTGAGGTGTTGCTGTGTGACTTCGGTTGGTAGTAAGTTTCTCTCCGATGCTCTTCTGAACAACAGGAGTTTGATACATCTGGACCTGGGATCAAACAAGCTTCAGGACAGTGGGATCAAGCTTTTGTGTCACATCCTTCAGCAGCCAACCTGCACTATTCAGGAGTTGGA GCTGATGGGCTGTATTCTCACCAGTGACGGTTGTCTGGATCTGGCTCCTGTTATTGTGAATAACCCAAACCTGTGGAGCCTAGACCTTGGGAACAACAACTTAGAGGATGCTGGCCTGCATATTTTGTGTGAAGCTTTAAAAGATCCAAACTGCCACATTCAGAGGCTAGG ACTGGAAAACTGTGGATTAACCCCCGTTTGCTGTCAGGATCTCTTAAGTCTTTTTTCTGGCAACCAAAGTTTGATACAAATGAACTTAATGAAGAATGCTCTCAATTATGACACAATTAAGAATTTATGTACAGTCTTGAGGTCTCcaacatgcaaaataaaatttttagc gttgGACAACAAGGAAATTCTTGGAGAGAAAATCAAGAAATTTGTGAATGATGTAAGAACTAACAACCCACAATTGGTGATTAAGCCACACTATTACAACACAGAAAGTGAGCGCTGGTGGAAGTATTTCTGA